The proteins below come from a single Pseudarthrobacter sp. SSS035 genomic window:
- the gatA gene encoding Asp-tRNA(Asn)/Glu-tRNA(Gln) amidotransferase subunit GatA produces MTDTNELIRLSAARLAGMLAAGEVTSVEVTQAYLDRIAAVDGGERGVNAFLHVNTEEALAVAAEVDAIRAAGGAAAEELHVLAGVPIAVKDLIVTIGQPTTAGSKILEGWHSPYDATVVKRLRAAKMPILGKTNLDEFAMGSSTEHSAYGPTRNPWDLDRIPGGSGGGSAAAVAAFEAPLALGTDTGGSIRQPGAVTGTVGVKPTYGGVSRYGAIAMASSLDQIGPVSRTVLDSALLHQVIGGHDPFDSTSLPDPLADLVAAARVGNVEGMRIGIIKELHGEGYQAGVENRFNESLELLKQAGAEIVEVSCPNFQYALGAYYLIMPSEASSNLAKFDGVRYGLRVLPEDGPMTIERVMGATRAAGFGDEVKRRIILGTYALSAGYYDAYYGSAQKVRTLVQRDFEAAFAQADVLISPTAPTTAFKLGEKLNDPLAMYLNDVATIPANLAGVPGLTLPGGLADEDGLPVGIQLLAPAREDARLYRVGAVLESLLEAQWGGPLLDQAPPLVETLVDAKEAK; encoded by the coding sequence ATGACTGACACCAACGAACTCATCCGGCTGTCCGCCGCGCGGCTGGCCGGCATGCTGGCCGCGGGCGAGGTCACCTCCGTCGAGGTCACGCAGGCTTACCTGGACCGGATCGCAGCTGTCGACGGCGGCGAACGCGGCGTGAACGCGTTCCTGCACGTCAACACCGAGGAAGCGCTCGCCGTCGCCGCCGAAGTGGACGCCATCCGCGCCGCCGGCGGCGCCGCGGCCGAGGAACTCCACGTCCTCGCCGGCGTGCCGATCGCGGTCAAGGACCTCATCGTCACCATCGGCCAGCCCACCACGGCAGGCTCCAAGATCCTCGAAGGCTGGCACAGCCCCTACGACGCCACGGTGGTCAAGCGCCTCCGCGCCGCCAAAATGCCCATCCTGGGCAAGACCAACCTGGACGAATTCGCCATGGGTTCCTCCACCGAGCACTCCGCCTACGGCCCCACCCGCAACCCCTGGGACCTGGACCGGATTCCGGGCGGTTCCGGCGGCGGCTCGGCTGCGGCCGTTGCTGCTTTTGAGGCCCCGCTGGCGCTCGGCACGGACACCGGCGGATCCATCCGCCAGCCCGGCGCCGTCACCGGCACCGTGGGAGTCAAGCCCACCTACGGCGGTGTTTCCCGTTACGGTGCCATCGCCATGGCTTCCTCGCTGGACCAGATCGGCCCGGTTTCCCGCACCGTCCTGGACTCGGCGCTGCTGCACCAGGTCATCGGCGGGCACGATCCCTTTGACTCCACGTCCCTACCCGACCCCCTGGCAGACCTCGTCGCCGCTGCCCGGGTGGGCAACGTCGAAGGCATGCGGATCGGCATCATCAAGGAACTCCACGGCGAGGGCTACCAGGCCGGCGTCGAGAACCGCTTCAACGAATCCCTGGAACTGCTGAAGCAGGCCGGTGCGGAAATCGTCGAGGTGTCCTGCCCCAACTTCCAGTACGCCCTCGGCGCCTACTACCTGATCATGCCGTCGGAGGCCTCCTCCAACCTGGCAAAGTTCGACGGCGTCCGGTACGGCCTGCGTGTCCTGCCCGAGGACGGGCCCATGACCATCGAACGCGTTATGGGAGCCACCCGCGCCGCAGGCTTCGGCGACGAAGTCAAGCGCCGCATCATCCTGGGCACCTATGCCCTGAGCGCCGGTTACTACGACGCGTACTACGGTTCGGCCCAGAAGGTCCGCACCCTGGTCCAGCGCGACTTCGAGGCCGCGTTCGCGCAGGCCGACGTCCTGATCTCTCCCACGGCGCCCACCACGGCGTTCAAGCTCGGGGAGAAACTGAATGACCCGCTGGCGATGTACCTCAACGACGTCGCCACCATCCCGGCCAACCTGGCCGGCGTGCCCGGACTGACGCTGCCCGGCGGCCTGGCGGACGAGGACGGCCTTCCCGTCGGCATCCAGCTGCTGGCTCCGGCCCGCGAGGATGCCCGGCTCTACCGCGTGGGTGCTGTCCTGGAATCCCTGCTGGAGGCACAGTGGGGCGGCCCGCTCCTGGACCAGGCACCGCCGTTGGTTGAGACCCTTGTTGACGCCAAGGAGGCAAAATAA
- the gatC gene encoding Asp-tRNA(Asn)/Glu-tRNA(Gln) amidotransferase subunit GatC, with protein sequence MAAINRDDVAHLAQLAHIEMSAEELDRMAGELAVIVDSVKSVSEAAGDDVPATSHPIPLTNVFREDVVGHTFTAEQALSGAPDSDENRFKVPAILDEA encoded by the coding sequence ATGGCTGCGATCAACCGTGACGATGTTGCGCACCTCGCGCAGCTCGCTCACATCGAGATGAGTGCTGAAGAGCTGGACAGGATGGCCGGCGAACTCGCCGTCATCGTTGATTCAGTGAAGTCCGTGAGTGAAGCCGCCGGTGATGACGTCCCGGCAACCTCCCACCCGATCCCGCTGACCAACGTGTTCCGCGAGGACGTTGTGGGCCACACTTTCACCGCGGAGCAGGCACTCTCGGGGGCTCCGGATTCCGATGAGAACCGTTTCAAGGTCCCGGCAATCCTGGATGAGGCATAA